The Bubalus bubalis isolate 160015118507 breed Murrah chromosome 1, NDDB_SH_1, whole genome shotgun sequence genome includes a region encoding these proteins:
- the LOC123465603 gene encoding liprin-alpha-1-like, producing the protein MNLVSLHFFACIYQPSDLRKQRRKLPALWEEVGDDKTTIKCETSPPASPRSLRLDRLHMGALHTATPEDIRDARNSTGFQDSPGNNPSSSTSRQDSLHKAPNKKGIKSSISHLFHKKEKGGPEHPGKEALGPGRIFTPSATWKAPVNADNYKCRK; encoded by the exons ATGAATCtggtttctcttcatttctttgcatgCATCTATCAGCCTAGTGATTTAAGGAAGCAGCGTCGAAAG CTGCCAGCTTTATGGGAAGAGGTAGGAGATGACAAGACCACCATCAAATGTGAAACCTCACCCCCCGCCTCGCCACGGTCCCTTCGGCTGGACCGCCTGCACATGGGGGCGCTGCACACAGCCACCCCCGAGGACATCAGGGACGCCCGCAA CTCGACAGGCTTTCAGGACAGCCCCGGGAACAAccccagcagcagcaccagcaggcaGGACTCGCTGCACAAAGCCCCGAATAAGAAGGGCATCAAGTCCTCCATCAGCCACTTGTTTCACAAGAAGGAAAAGGGCGGGCCTGAACACCCTGGCAAGGAGGCATTAGGACCAG gcaggatctttacccctagtgccacctggaaagccccagtgaACGCTGACAACTACAAATGCAGGAAATAA